Sequence from the Opisthocomus hoazin isolate bOpiHoa1 chromosome 7, bOpiHoa1.hap1, whole genome shotgun sequence genome:
CCGGCGCCACCGGCAGGCCGACAGCCCCGAGCGAAGGGCGCGGCTGAACCAGAGAAGGCCGGGGGCCGCCGCTCgtccggccccgcccgccccgccgcggcagcCGGCCAGGGGCCGCCCGCGCCCCTCCCGCTGCCGGCACCGCGGAGGGACACCCGAGCGCTGCGGAGCTGCGGGGGTGGCCCCCTCGCCCCGGAGGCCCCGCCACAGAGGGCGGGGAGCGCCGTTACCGAGGGCTCCGGCGGCGGCCGCGACGTCGGGCCCACTCCTGAGCGCGACCAGCGCGGATTCCCGCTACCCCGTGCCGGCGGCCGGAAATGACGCCACTCCCGCACctcgccggcggggcggggcgcggcgacGCGTCATGGCGGCACCGGAaggagcggcggcggcaggaTCATGGTGAGGCGGGAGCGGGCCGAGGGTGCTGGGGTCGGGTCGGGGTCTCCCCCCGGGGTCTCTCCCCCCCGGCTGACCGCGTGCGCGTCTCCCGGCAGGGGAAGCAGAAGAAGGCGCGGAAGTACGCGGTGATGAAGCGCATGATCAGCCTCCGCGACCAGCGCATGTGAGTGTGGCCGCGGCTGGGCCCGGCCGTCCCCGGCCCCGCTGGGAGGGGGTCCCGGCCCAggcctgccgcccccccccccccccccaggagtgCCGTGTTTCCTTGCAGTAACGAGAAGCAGCGGGCGAAGGCCGTCGTGAAGAAGAAGGAGGACCCGAGTGCCATCAAGGAGCGGGAGGTGTAAGTGCTGCCGGCCCTTCGACTTATGAACGGCGCCCCAAACCGAGGGTTGGGCttgggaggcggcggggggcctGAGAGCCCGCCATCCTACACTGCCTTGCTGTGTTCCTGCTCGTCACCCTTTCCCCATTCTGTGCAAGCTGTGGGGTTGGATCTGTTGTTAATTGCTATTAACTGATTTGAATTCTTTGTCTTcccggcagcccccagcatccctctTGCTTGTTCTTCCAGTATAACACCCAGCTGGGCCCCCCTTATCACATCCTGGTTGACACTAACTTCATCAACTTCTCCATCAAGGCCAAGCTGGACCTAGTACAGTCGATGATGGACTGTCTCTATGCCAAGTGTGAGTTTCTGCATCACCCGCAGCGTCTCCTGGGCCACAGAGTGCCACGGTGTGCTCGTGGTGTGCTTCGACAGCCTCATACCACTAGCTGAGAGTAATAGAAATCTTGGAAAAAGGATACATGCTCTAGTCATTGAGTTCATTGTTCATAGCTATGGTAACCCTGGAACTGTCTCTGGTTTCAGTCAACCAACAGTCTTAAATGCTAATTGCAACAAAGGTAAAGCGTTAGTAActtaaaaatctaaaattacCATGGTGTGGTCAAACTTAGTGGCTCTACATTTCATCACTTTGCAACCTTATCAGTTCTCATAAGTTCAAAACTGTAAGTAATATGTTATAGAGTTCCATGATAGTTCCTGGGTGTGTGGGCAATACGTAGGGGTCTGTGAAGACATACTGCTTGGTTTTAATATAGGCTTTTTTTGCACGTAGGTATTCCATGTATCACAGATTGTGTAATGGGCGAAATTGAGAAGTTGGGGCAGAAGTACCGTGTGGCGTTAAGGTAGGTTCAGGGTGTTCTTCTCCGTTTCTAGAACTGAATGTTTTagtataaataaatgaaaagcacTTTCCATGACGGTGCTCTTGCACCAGAGGGTAGTTAGGTTGTTGCAGAATCCCGAGCTTGGTTTTAGTTCTGCGGCTGTATGAGGTTGGTACAGTGGCTTGAGTTTtagattatttctttaaaaactaaATGCTAGCTATGAGTATAAAGAAAGAAGTGACCCAAGTCTTATGGAACCTTTCACTCATGCCTCATGTTATTTCTGTAGGAGTAGGTAGCATGCACTGCTAATTTAGAGCCAGGTTATTGTGTGATCTGTACAAAACTAGTCGGGTGTAGTTTGTGCTCTCTGGGTGTACCAGTCAGATATATTGttctttactttttattttggCCTCTTGTGTTGTACAGTATCCGAGTGCATCCCCTAAACAGCTTTGATGTTCCACATCAGAGAGGAGGTGAAGTGTTCCTATACATGTGGTATAAACAATCAGATACCAGAAGTTCTAGTTCTTCCCACAGATAACTTGTTTCAAATGACTTTGTTAGGCAAGAGCCTAACATTGGAGGGAACTTGAATCCAACTAACAAATACTAAGAAACACTTAACCTATAATAATGAGACAGACAAACTGCATTCTGCTTTTGCTCCTCATTTCAGTGCACTGATGTGTACCATTTGCTCCATCCCTTCAGCCCTAGTTTTGAGAATAACGTGCTGCGTTCCACAGAAAAGGACGCTCCTGTTCCTCCATACCATGTTACTGTACGCTCTGGTCTGATTGCTGTGATGCTGCCTTACATGTCCCCACAGAATTGCCAAGGACCCTCGGTTTGAACGCTTGCCATGTATGCACAAAGGAACCTACGCAGATGACTGCTTGGTACAGAGGGTCACTCAGGTATTTCTGTTTGTGTAATGGGGGAAATTCCTGAACCCTCCTAGTTACTGATGACTTAAATTTCCCACAAAATCTCCAGTAAATCCCCAGTAAAATCTCACTAAGCTGCAGTTTCAGTCCCTAGCACAACTTTATTTGAAGTGAGGTATAGTCTTCCCTGAGCGTTCTTGTTGTATAGGACAGCATCTAGTATGGGAAAGCTGTCAGCTGAGAAGGCTGGACAGCCTTTGGATGTTTTTGCAAGTCCATTTTGATGAGCAGTAGGATGTTATTAGTCTGCTGTGGAATTCTGCGCAAGTCCTAGTAATGCGTCGGTGTGGACCCGTAGCCCTCCTGTGTTAAACGAGCTCACGGAACAGAAGCTGCTGCTTAGCTTTGTCTCCTTCCTGCGATTTTGCTGGTGTTGAACCTGACTGGCCTCTTTTTTTGCAGCACAAGTGTTACATTGTGGCCACAGTGGATAAAGAGCTCAAGCGGAGAATAAGAAAAATCCCAGGAGTGCCTATAATGTATATTTCCAGGCACAGGTAAGGGACTCCTGACAGGGAGATTCCTGCAGAATCCTCGTCTGACAGGGACTCTGTCACCACGTACTTCCCACCTGCATTGTCTCTAGTGCAGGTTGCAGTAAAGGGCCTAGTGTCTGCACAAAAACAGAactacagctgctgctgctgggaagaggctgGTTGCACAGTCACTTTTATTGCAGTCTGCGTGTTCACTTGCCTTTACCTGGAAAACTAGTTTCCTTGAGGCCAGTGTTTCCATAGATCAGTTTTGcttaccagcagcagcaacaggacTACCAGGCAAACACCTGGCAAATTCAGTCTCTTAGCTGAGGGTACACAAAGCTACCAAATAGAACACGGAACCAGAATGATTCTTCTCCTCGAGGAAAAGAACCATTCTTGTAACATACTCTCTCTGGTAGCTTTGTGTACCCTCAGCTAAAAGACTGAATTTGCTTCTtagctaaaaaacaaaccaagttgG
This genomic interval carries:
- the FCF1 gene encoding rRNA-processing protein FCF1 homolog, coding for MGKQKKARKYAVMKRMISLRDQRINEKQRAKAVVKKKEDPSAIKEREVPQHPSCLFFQYNTQLGPPYHILVDTNFINFSIKAKLDLVQSMMDCLYAKCIPCITDCVMGEIEKLGQKYRVALRIAKDPRFERLPCMHKGTYADDCLVQRVTQHKCYIVATVDKELKRRIRKIPGVPIMYISRHRYNIERMPDDYGAPRF